Proteins encoded within one genomic window of Bacillus sp. 1NLA3E:
- a CDS encoding TIGR00266 family protein, with protein MTNHEIDYKIYGDDMQFVEVELDPQETVIAEAGSFMMMDGDIQMETIFGDGSQGSETGGIMGKLLSAGKRVITGESLFMTAFTNHANTKKHVSFAAPYPGSVIPMDLSKLNGKIICQKDAFLAAAKGVSVGIEFQRKVGAGFFGGEGFIMQKLEGDGLAFVHAGGTIHKKELASGDMIRVDTGCLVAMTSGVNYDIEFVKGVKTALFGGEGLFFATLRGPGTVWIQSLPFSRLASRVFAAAPHRGGSKDEGSIARGLFDMFNGD; from the coding sequence ATGACCAATCATGAAATTGATTACAAAATTTATGGCGATGATATGCAGTTTGTCGAAGTTGAATTAGACCCTCAAGAAACGGTAATAGCCGAAGCAGGAAGCTTTATGATGATGGATGGCGACATTCAAATGGAAACAATTTTTGGTGACGGCTCTCAAGGTTCCGAAACTGGAGGAATAATGGGGAAATTACTCAGCGCTGGAAAACGTGTCATAACTGGGGAAAGTTTATTTATGACAGCTTTTACCAACCATGCAAACACGAAAAAACATGTTTCTTTTGCCGCACCATATCCTGGTAGTGTTATTCCTATGGATTTAAGTAAGTTAAATGGAAAAATCATTTGTCAAAAGGATGCGTTTTTGGCCGCAGCAAAAGGTGTTTCAGTTGGAATCGAATTTCAACGAAAAGTTGGCGCTGGCTTTTTTGGCGGTGAAGGGTTTATCATGCAAAAGCTCGAGGGCGACGGACTGGCATTTGTCCACGCCGGAGGTACTATACATAAAAAAGAACTTGCATCAGGTGACATGATCCGTGTAGATACGGGCTGCTTAGTGGCTATGACTAGTGGTGTGAATTATGATATTGAATTTGTAAAAGGTGTTAAAACAGCTTTATTTGGTGGTGAAGGATTATTTTTTGCCACATTAAGAGGCCCAGGAACAGTTTGGATCCAATCGCTTCCATTTAGCCGTCTTGCCAGCCGTGTGTTTGCAGCTGCACCACATCGTGGAGGCTCAAAAGATGAAGGAAGCATCGCCAGAGGACTATTTGACATGTTTAATGGGGATTGA
- a CDS encoding DUF4931 domain-containing protein gives MESTHLFFNIAIGRGKPENIRNKEQSCPFCARNELTDIIAEQGSIILLKNKYPVLENAFQTVLIETDDCQADLSSYSREHLVKLFEFGLNQWSSMEESGQFSSVLFFKNYGPLSGGSIAHSHMQIVGLYDINYQEKLKPESFNGITISENNGVSLILSTHPQIGFYEFYIRMSNKKELGTFSYYVQKVVQYLLHGFPFRCNSYNLFFYQYQDETIAKVIPRFITTPIYIGYSIPQLPNNLEWMAEDIKRRYFFEL, from the coding sequence TTGGAGAGTACTCATTTATTTTTTAATATCGCAATTGGAAGAGGAAAACCAGAAAATATCCGAAATAAAGAACAAAGCTGTCCATTTTGTGCAAGAAATGAGCTTACAGACATTATCGCTGAACAAGGATCAATTATATTACTAAAAAATAAATATCCAGTCTTAGAAAATGCCTTTCAAACTGTCTTAATCGAAACCGATGATTGCCAAGCAGATCTTTCAAGTTATTCAAGGGAACATCTTGTGAAATTATTTGAGTTTGGACTAAACCAGTGGAGTTCGATGGAGGAGAGTGGGCAATTTTCTTCCGTTTTATTTTTTAAAAACTATGGTCCATTGTCAGGAGGGAGTATCGCCCACTCCCATATGCAAATTGTTGGTTTATACGATATCAACTACCAAGAGAAGCTGAAACCAGAAAGCTTCAACGGAATCACAATATCTGAAAATAATGGGGTAAGCCTTATTCTTTCTACACATCCACAAATTGGTTTTTATGAATTTTACATTCGGATGTCAAACAAGAAAGAACTGGGTACTTTTTCTTACTATGTCCAGAAAGTGGTTCAATATCTATTACATGGATTTCCCTTTCGTTGTAATAGCTACAATTTATTCTTTTATCAATATCAAGATGAAACAATTGCTAAGGTGATCCCACGGTTTATCACAACGCCTATATACATCGGGTACTCTATTCCTCAGTTGCCGAATAATCTGGAATGGATGGCGGAGGATATTAAAAGGCGTTATTTTTTCGAGTTGTGA
- a CDS encoding Ger(x)C family spore germination protein, translating into MGKRVTSVILIMLLLSGCVRKEILDDISIESGLGFDHYKGQQILGTALVPRYMADKSVKNVTFTSISTMNRELFIEMQRQSPDPLVIGSLEIVMFGEKLAQNGIIDLIDAFQRDATIGERLYLVVVDGKAIDLLKQDYGSRGNATYFANLIKQNMETRDLPTTNLHMFIYDFFQTGKDPFLPRIKKIGSNKMEVNGISLFKKDKIVDVITPNKMFFFKLLADKYSQGTYKIKVDGNQAAVRSIKSNHKLVMSKKGPLEITIHIKIKGAIREYSGNKLSHKETLMIEKKLEKVVNQECLKLINHFKDIGIDPIGLGHFAKTKTRHFNPAEWEKEYENLVVKVKTDADIIEAGVIE; encoded by the coding sequence ATGGGTAAGAGAGTCACTTCTGTTATTTTGATCATGTTGCTGCTCTCAGGTTGTGTCAGAAAAGAAATATTAGATGATATTAGCATTGAGAGTGGCCTCGGCTTTGACCATTATAAAGGTCAACAAATATTAGGAACGGCATTGGTTCCCCGTTACATGGCAGATAAGTCTGTTAAAAATGTCACGTTTACATCCATATCAACGATGAATCGTGAACTTTTTATAGAAATGCAACGGCAATCACCGGATCCATTAGTAATCGGTAGTCTAGAGATAGTCATGTTTGGAGAAAAATTAGCTCAAAACGGGATAATTGACCTTATTGATGCCTTCCAGCGAGATGCTACCATTGGAGAGAGGCTTTACTTGGTAGTGGTCGATGGAAAAGCTATCGATCTACTCAAACAAGATTATGGTTCTAGAGGAAATGCTACTTATTTCGCAAATTTAATAAAACAAAATATGGAAACACGTGATTTGCCTACGACTAATTTACACATGTTTATTTATGATTTTTTCCAAACTGGAAAAGACCCATTTTTACCAAGAATCAAAAAAATCGGCTCTAATAAGATGGAAGTAAACGGTATTAGTTTATTTAAAAAAGATAAAATAGTAGATGTCATCACACCGAACAAGATGTTTTTTTTCAAGCTTCTAGCTGATAAATATAGTCAGGGAACCTATAAAATAAAGGTAGATGGAAATCAAGCAGCCGTTAGAAGTATCAAATCCAACCATAAGCTTGTGATGTCTAAAAAAGGACCTCTTGAGATTACGATTCACATTAAAATCAAAGGAGCTATTCGGGAGTATTCCGGGAATAAGCTCTCACATAAGGAAACCCTCATGATTGAAAAAAAGTTAGAAAAGGTAGTAAACCAAGAGTGCCTAAAATTAATCAATCATTTTAAGGATATTGGAATTGACCCGATTGGCTTAGGGCATTTTGCAAAAACAAAGACCAGACATTTCAATCCTGCGGAATGGGAAAAAGAGTATGAAAATCTTGTGGTTAAAGTAAAGACCGACGCGGATATCATCGAAGCCGGGGTAATTGAATAA
- a CDS encoding FMN-dependent NADH-azoreductase: MAKLLYITVNPKKDIERSKGRQIGEVFLETFRQEQPDVEIVNWDLFTLDMPQMDEDLLYARAKLSFMGYKLEDLTERERSQITRMHALADEFITFDYFVFVTPIWNLGSPAILKAFLDNLFVAGKTFTYAADGAQGLLTDKKALHIQTRGGIYSTGRMEPLEFGDRFLRSALEFLGMNVMETVYAEGLDHFPKQIPEIMANAKEKAAEAARKMAKETVNQ, encoded by the coding sequence GTGGCAAAGTTACTTTATATTACCGTAAATCCAAAAAAAGATATTGAACGCTCAAAAGGCCGTCAAATCGGAGAAGTATTCCTTGAAACATTCCGACAAGAACAGCCAGATGTTGAAATTGTTAACTGGGACTTATTCACTTTAGATATGCCTCAAATGGACGAGGATCTATTATATGCTCGGGCAAAACTATCCTTTATGGGCTATAAATTAGAAGATCTTACAGAACGAGAACGTTCTCAAATTACAAGAATGCATGCATTGGCTGATGAATTCATTACGTTTGACTATTTTGTGTTTGTCACACCAATTTGGAACCTAGGTTCTCCAGCTATTCTCAAAGCATTTTTAGATAACCTGTTTGTTGCTGGAAAGACATTCACCTACGCAGCTGATGGTGCACAAGGTCTGTTAACAGATAAAAAGGCACTTCACATTCAAACTCGAGGCGGTATCTACTCTACTGGTCGAATGGAACCTCTTGAATTCGGGGACCGTTTTTTAAGATCCGCACTAGAATTTTTAGGAATGAACGTTATGGAAACTGTTTATGCTGAAGGTTTGGACCACTTCCCGAAACAAATTCCAGAAATCATGGCAAATGCGAAAGAAAAGGCAGCAGAAGCCGCACGCAAAATGGCAAAAGAAACCGTGAATCAATAA
- a CDS encoding ABC transporter ATP-binding protein produces MKPLLSLENIQYYNNGQKILMIPELQLNQGDVLGIMGPNGAGKSTLLKIMAFLEYPTNGSLYYHGDMVTAKSFSLEQRRKFAIALQQSLLLNTTVFQNVAIGLKLRKQNKKTIEEKVHFWLEKFHISHLANKHASHLSGGESQRVNLARAMVLEPEVLFLDEPFSALDYPTKVKLLKDLKSILKSTKTTTVFISHDMLEIKFLTDKLIVMINGQIEQTGTPEQVTSNPNEKTAEFLNEWTLPIIELELKRG; encoded by the coding sequence ATGAAACCTTTACTGAGCTTAGAGAACATCCAATATTATAATAACGGCCAAAAAATTTTAATGATTCCAGAACTTCAACTCAACCAAGGGGACGTTTTGGGTATTATGGGACCTAATGGAGCTGGAAAAAGCACATTGCTTAAAATCATGGCATTCCTAGAATACCCAACTAATGGATCCCTTTATTATCACGGGGATATGGTCACAGCAAAGTCGTTTTCGCTTGAACAACGTCGGAAATTTGCAATCGCCCTTCAACAGTCTTTATTACTAAATACAACGGTTTTTCAAAATGTAGCGATTGGGTTAAAGTTACGAAAACAAAATAAGAAGACCATCGAGGAAAAAGTTCATTTTTGGTTGGAAAAGTTTCATATTTCTCATTTAGCAAATAAACATGCCTCACATCTATCTGGTGGGGAATCACAAAGGGTGAATCTCGCTAGGGCAATGGTACTAGAGCCTGAGGTATTATTTTTGGATGAGCCCTTTTCAGCTTTGGATTACCCTACTAAAGTGAAGTTATTAAAGGATTTAAAATCCATCTTAAAGTCGACGAAAACGACAACTGTTTTTATCAGTCACGACATGTTGGAGATTAAATTTCTTACGGACAAATTAATTGTCATGATCAATGGACAAATTGAACAAACAGGAACACCTGAGCAAGTCACCTCCAACCCGAATGAAAAAACAGCAGAATTTTTAAATGAGTGGACTCTTCCTATTATTGAACTAGAATTAAAACGTGGCTAA
- a CDS encoding Gfo/Idh/MocA family protein, with translation MVRFGVVGTNWITEAFIKAASDHQDFALTAVYSRTKERAEEFAGKFQVKSVYTDIETMASSNEIDAVYIASPNSLHARQTIFFLKQGKHVLCEKPVASNKVELQAMILAAKENGVLLMEALKSSFLPNFQVVRDHLDKIGKVRSFFASYCQYSSRYDAYKEGNILNAFKPEFSNGSIMDIGIYCIYPLVVLFGKPESVQATGTMLESGVDGKGSILLKYKEMDAMVMFSKITNSYLPAEIQGENGNIVIDKINIPEKVEIHYRNGEVEELTQAQKEGTMYYEAKEFIELIKSGKVESMINSYENSLTVMEIIDEARKQIGVVFPADKNPTEFK, from the coding sequence TTGGTACGGTTTGGAGTCGTCGGAACAAACTGGATTACAGAAGCATTCATTAAAGCAGCAAGTGACCATCAAGATTTTGCACTAACAGCGGTCTATTCTCGGACAAAAGAACGGGCTGAGGAATTTGCTGGAAAGTTTCAGGTTAAGTCTGTTTATACAGATATAGAAACAATGGCAAGTAGTAACGAAATAGATGCTGTTTATATTGCCAGCCCAAATTCGCTTCATGCAAGACAAACAATTTTTTTCTTAAAACAGGGGAAACACGTACTTTGTGAAAAGCCAGTCGCTTCTAATAAGGTAGAATTACAAGCCATGATTTTAGCAGCTAAGGAGAATGGTGTTTTATTAATGGAGGCGTTAAAATCCTCCTTTTTACCTAATTTTCAAGTTGTCCGAGATCATTTAGACAAGATTGGAAAGGTTAGAAGTTTTTTTGCAAGCTATTGCCAATATTCATCTCGATATGATGCCTATAAAGAAGGTAATATTCTTAATGCCTTTAAACCAGAATTCTCGAATGGTTCAATCATGGATATTGGGATTTACTGCATTTACCCATTAGTGGTGTTATTTGGCAAGCCAGAAAGTGTCCAAGCTACTGGCACCATGCTTGAGTCGGGGGTTGACGGTAAGGGGAGCATTCTCCTGAAATATAAGGAAATGGATGCCATGGTGATGTTTTCAAAAATCACCAATTCTTATCTTCCTGCAGAGATACAAGGTGAAAATGGTAATATCGTCATTGATAAAATCAATATACCTGAAAAGGTTGAAATTCATTATCGAAATGGGGAAGTGGAGGAGCTTACCCAAGCTCAAAAAGAGGGAACAATGTATTATGAAGCGAAGGAATTTATTGAGTTAATAAAGTCGGGTAAAGTAGAGTCGATGATAAACTCGTATGAAAATTCATTAACCGTAATGGAAATCATTGATGAAGCTCGAAAACAAATAGGGGTTGTGTTTCCAGCGGATAAAAATCCAACAGAATTTAAATAA
- the rodA gene encoding rod shape-determining protein RodA, giving the protein MSSNQKPTPRLDYGLVLILFLLFLASCVAIYSAQASGQYKENFLLKQIVWYVVGTGIIAAVISLDSDQLKKISWYAYGLGLVLLAFLMVAPTSIAPLINGAKSWYKVPGMGSLQPSELVKVFLILVIARVIKDHHQKNIIKTIKTDFWLLIKIGLVTFVPLILVMQQPDLGTSLVFIAIMVGMIFISGISWKLLLPIFGTGIMLVVGIFYLVLSKPDLLEKTLGVKEYQFGRIYSWLDPYNYQSSTGFQLTRSLLAIGSGETVGKGYGNREIYLPESQTDFIFSVVGEEFGFVGASVLVSLFFLLIYHITKVGMETKNDFYTYVCVGVISMITFHVFQNIGMTIGLLPITGIPLPFVSYGGSSLMGNMLGVGLIFSIRYHYKKYMFSTSE; this is encoded by the coding sequence ATGTCTTCCAACCAAAAACCGACGCCTAGGCTTGATTATGGTCTGGTCTTAATATTATTTTTACTGTTTTTAGCTAGTTGTGTTGCCATCTACAGTGCACAAGCATCTGGTCAGTACAAAGAGAACTTTTTATTAAAACAAATAGTATGGTATGTAGTAGGAACGGGAATAATTGCCGCGGTCATTTCTCTAGATTCTGACCAATTAAAAAAGATTTCATGGTATGCTTACGGACTTGGTTTAGTATTATTGGCATTTTTAATGGTTGCTCCAACTAGTATTGCACCTTTAATCAATGGGGCAAAAAGCTGGTATAAAGTGCCAGGAATGGGCTCGTTGCAGCCTTCTGAGTTGGTTAAAGTATTCCTTATTTTGGTAATAGCTAGAGTGATTAAAGACCATCATCAAAAGAATATAATTAAAACGATTAAAACCGATTTCTGGCTGTTGATAAAGATTGGATTGGTGACCTTTGTACCTTTAATTCTTGTCATGCAGCAGCCTGACCTTGGAACTTCACTTGTGTTTATTGCTATTATGGTCGGAATGATTTTTATTTCCGGTATCAGCTGGAAGCTTTTACTTCCGATTTTCGGAACAGGGATTATGTTAGTTGTAGGAATTTTTTACCTAGTCCTGTCTAAACCTGATTTGCTGGAAAAAACGTTAGGTGTGAAGGAGTATCAATTTGGCCGAATTTATTCTTGGCTGGATCCTTATAATTATCAGAGTTCAACTGGCTTCCAGCTCACTCGGTCACTGCTTGCTATTGGTTCTGGTGAAACAGTAGGAAAGGGCTATGGTAATCGGGAAATATATTTACCTGAAAGTCAAACAGACTTTATCTTTAGTGTCGTCGGTGAGGAATTTGGGTTTGTTGGGGCAAGTGTGCTCGTTAGTTTGTTCTTCCTGTTGATTTACCATATAACGAAAGTTGGAATGGAAACGAAGAATGATTTTTACACTTATGTATGTGTAGGGGTTATTAGTATGATAACGTTTCACGTCTTCCAGAATATTGGAATGACGATTGGCTTATTACCGATTACCGGGATCCCACTGCCTTTTGTTAGCTATGGAGGTAGTTCTTTGATGGGGAACATGCTGGGAGTAGGCTTGATTTTTTCAATTCGCTACCACTATAAAAAATATATGTTCTCAACTTCAGAATAA
- a CDS encoding substrate-binding domain-containing protein encodes MEDQTFTPDEIAGIFKISKHTVYELIKRGELNAFKVGNKMRIEQSEVDRFKEDMKAAPRVEKKNKTPENSLHKYPIKITGSHDFVIEHLLKFARTKITSLSLQPAFIGSLEGLMTLYHGDSDVAAIHLLDPASQTYNIPFINQLFVHEPITVLRLAAREQGFIVKRGNPKKILEFEDLLRKDVTFINRQKGSGTRFIFDYYISLHDIAPTDISGYSTEEWNHLATASSVSRGVGDVTFGIHSAASQLDLDFLPVTNEQFDLVFRWNDQNKEALETLINLIQSSSFLESCKNMEGYDFSELGQIIYDRH; translated from the coding sequence TTGGAAGATCAGACATTTACACCAGATGAAATTGCTGGGATTTTCAAAATTTCCAAGCATACCGTTTACGAGTTGATAAAGAGAGGTGAATTGAACGCTTTCAAGGTTGGCAATAAGATGAGGATTGAACAATCAGAAGTTGACCGCTTCAAAGAAGACATGAAAGCGGCACCAAGAGTTGAAAAAAAAAATAAGACTCCTGAAAACTCATTACATAAATACCCTATTAAAATAACGGGAAGTCATGACTTTGTCATTGAACATTTACTTAAATTTGCACGAACAAAAATCACCTCCCTTTCATTGCAGCCTGCTTTCATCGGTAGTTTAGAAGGATTGATGACGTTATACCACGGTGATTCAGACGTTGCAGCGATTCATTTATTGGACCCTGCCTCACAAACATATAATATTCCGTTTATTAATCAGCTTTTTGTACATGAACCTATTACGGTTTTAAGACTAGCTGCAAGAGAACAAGGATTTATTGTAAAAAGGGGAAACCCAAAAAAAATTCTAGAATTTGAGGATTTGTTACGTAAGGACGTAACATTTATTAATCGTCAAAAAGGATCCGGTACAAGGTTCATTTTTGATTATTATATATCCTTACACGATATTGCTCCTACCGATATTTCAGGTTATAGCACGGAGGAGTGGAATCATCTTGCAACAGCGTCCTCTGTCAGTCGCGGAGTGGGAGATGTTACTTTCGGGATCCATTCAGCTGCAAGCCAACTAGATTTGGATTTTCTCCCCGTTACCAATGAACAATTTGATCTTGTCTTCAGGTGGAACGATCAAAACAAAGAAGCTTTAGAAACCTTAATTAATCTTATTCAGTCCTCTTCTTTTTTAGAAAGTTGTAAAAATATGGAGGGCTATGACTTCAGTGAGTTAGGACAAATAATTTACGATAGACATTAA
- a CDS encoding ABC transporter permease: MDLLFEGLKKAFEMVLTGDSEILAITLLTLKVSFTAIFFSMLIGIPIGILLGLTNFPGKKLLLVLVNIGMGLPPVVAGLWITITLWRSGPMGDFALLYTPTAIVLAQILVSLPIVTGLTSTAFQQIDPKLLLQIKALGATKGQTVWLLLKETKIAIFAAIIAGLGRILAEVGAAMMVGGNLLGETRILTTSIVMEVSKGNFDIAIALSFILMTMAFLITFCLTFLQQRKRIS, encoded by the coding sequence ATGGACCTATTATTTGAGGGACTAAAAAAGGCATTTGAAATGGTTTTAACAGGGGATAGCGAAATTTTAGCTATCACCTTGTTGACCTTAAAGGTTTCTTTTACTGCAATATTTTTTAGCATGCTGATTGGCATTCCAATCGGGATTTTATTAGGACTAACTAATTTCCCTGGAAAAAAGCTTCTTTTAGTGTTAGTTAATATTGGGATGGGTCTCCCTCCAGTTGTTGCCGGTCTGTGGATCACCATAACCCTTTGGCGTTCTGGACCAATGGGAGACTTTGCTTTACTATATACACCAACAGCGATTGTATTGGCCCAGATTCTTGTTTCTCTCCCAATTGTTACAGGATTAACCTCCACAGCCTTTCAACAAATCGATCCAAAGCTACTCCTACAAATCAAGGCTTTAGGAGCAACAAAGGGACAAACAGTTTGGCTATTATTAAAGGAAACAAAAATTGCTATTTTTGCGGCGATCATCGCAGGTCTTGGCCGAATTTTAGCCGAAGTAGGTGCTGCTATGATGGTAGGCGGTAATTTACTGGGGGAAACGCGGATTTTAACGACATCTATCGTGATGGAAGTATCAAAAGGAAATTTTGACATTGCGATTGCGCTATCATTTATTTTAATGACAATGGCATTCCTCATAACCTTTTGTTTAACTTTTTTACAGCAGAGGAAGCGAATTTCATGA
- a CDS encoding cation diffusion facilitator family transporter — protein MERSLEIKKAETGAWISIIAYTLLSLLKLIVGYIGNSEALRADGLNNTTDVVVSVAVLIGLRISRKPADENHLYGHYRAESVSSLIAAIIMTVVGLQIIVNAGRSFLLSEYSQPDMLTAWTALFGAIVLLLVFLHNRKLAKELHSSSLMAAAQDSKSDALVSVGAFVGIIGAKVGLLWLDSFTAIIVGIIIIKTALSIFREASVLLTDGFDEKKLELLRNTVADTNGVLDVRDIKAREHGNKVYVDTTILVNPKLNVVESHKITEDIEKKMLLEHKNTFVHVHIEPYELK, from the coding sequence ATGGAAAGATCGTTAGAAATTAAAAAAGCTGAAACAGGAGCATGGATTAGTATTATTGCCTATACTTTACTTTCCCTGCTAAAACTAATTGTAGGTTACATAGGAAATTCAGAAGCTCTAAGGGCTGATGGATTAAACAATACAACCGATGTTGTAGTATCAGTTGCTGTGCTAATTGGCTTAAGAATATCAAGAAAACCTGCAGATGAAAACCATCTTTATGGTCATTACCGTGCAGAGTCTGTTTCTTCGTTAATTGCCGCTATTATTATGACAGTAGTTGGATTGCAAATTATTGTGAATGCAGGTCGTTCATTTTTACTGTCAGAGTACTCACAGCCTGACATGCTTACTGCTTGGACTGCACTTTTTGGTGCTATCGTTTTATTGCTAGTGTTTTTACATAATCGAAAATTGGCGAAAGAACTACACAGTTCCTCTTTAATGGCTGCAGCACAAGACAGTAAATCGGATGCACTCGTGAGTGTCGGGGCATTTGTTGGAATCATTGGGGCTAAGGTTGGATTACTATGGCTAGATAGCTTTACCGCAATTATTGTTGGAATCATTATTATTAAAACAGCTTTGTCCATCTTCCGAGAAGCATCGGTATTATTGACTGATGGATTTGATGAAAAAAAACTGGAGTTACTTCGGAATACGGTCGCTGACACAAATGGCGTGTTGGACGTAAGAGATATTAAAGCCCGCGAGCATGGAAACAAAGTGTATGTAGATACAACCATCCTAGTTAACCCAAAACTAAATGTAGTAGAAAGCCACAAAATTACCGAAGATATCGAGAAGAAAATGTTGTTAGAACACAAAAATACGTTTGTCCACGTTCATATTGAGCCGTATGAATTGAAGTAA
- a CDS encoding serine-tRNA(Ala) deacylase AlaX yields MEQKLYYQDAYLQTFSAKVRKQTQDESGNWFVVLDRTAFYPTGGGQPFDIGTLNDIQVLNVEEIEGEIRHYIDRPIAETEEKIFGVIDWQRRFDHMQQHAGQHILSATFEELFEFETVSFHLGKEVLTIDLNTDELKEEQAQQVEIRANQIILENQPIDTRWVNSAELSQYKLRKRISVTEDIRLVIIPDFDYNGCGGTHPNSTGQVGSLKILDWERQKKKIRVQFVCGNRVLTQLGQKQKILKQLSPLLNAPEIEMATSVKKMLETAKEVDKELEEARESLLQYEVMELLQNVRLVDGNRVISKVFQNRSIQDLQRFGRFVASESADGVVILVSENEDRLQLVCARGLAASGNMKTIVSKLLPMINGKGGGNEAFAQGGGEATISGLQLLEKALTLLV; encoded by the coding sequence GTGGAACAAAAGCTATATTATCAAGATGCTTATTTACAGACATTTTCTGCAAAAGTTCGGAAACAGACTCAGGATGAATCCGGAAACTGGTTTGTTGTGTTAGATAGAACTGCATTTTACCCAACAGGTGGGGGACAACCTTTTGACATTGGAACTCTTAACGATATTCAAGTACTAAATGTTGAGGAAATCGAGGGGGAAATCCGCCATTATATTGATCGTCCGATCGCTGAAACAGAGGAGAAAATTTTTGGTGTAATTGATTGGCAGAGACGTTTTGATCATATGCAGCAACATGCTGGTCAGCATATTCTATCTGCAACTTTTGAAGAGTTATTTGAATTCGAAACGGTTAGCTTTCATCTTGGAAAAGAAGTACTTACTATCGATCTAAATACAGATGAATTGAAAGAGGAACAAGCCCAACAAGTTGAAATACGAGCCAATCAAATCATCTTAGAAAATCAACCGATTGATACCAGGTGGGTAAACTCAGCTGAATTATCTCAATATAAGCTTCGTAAGCGGATTTCAGTCACAGAGGACATACGTCTTGTTATTATCCCTGATTTTGATTATAACGGTTGTGGTGGCACGCATCCTAATTCGACCGGTCAGGTAGGGTCATTAAAAATATTGGATTGGGAGCGTCAAAAAAAGAAAATTCGAGTTCAATTTGTATGTGGGAATCGAGTGTTAACTCAGCTTGGGCAAAAGCAAAAAATTCTCAAGCAATTAAGTCCTTTGTTAAATGCGCCTGAAATCGAAATGGCTACTTCTGTAAAAAAAATGCTAGAGACAGCTAAAGAGGTTGATAAAGAATTAGAAGAAGCGCGCGAATCCTTATTGCAGTATGAAGTAATGGAATTGTTGCAAAACGTTAGGTTGGTTGATGGGAATAGGGTCATTAGCAAAGTGTTTCAAAATCGATCCATCCAGGACCTTCAAAGGTTTGGTCGCTTTGTAGCTTCTGAATCGGCAGATGGAGTCGTTATTTTGGTTTCAGAAAATGAGGATCGACTACAATTGGTTTGTGCCCGAGGTTTAGCAGCTAGTGGCAACATGAAGACTATCGTCTCTAAACTTCTGCCAATGATTAATGGAAAAGGTGGCGGAAATGAGGCATTTGCACAAGGTGGTGGAGAGGCTACAATTTCTGGATTGCAACTGCTGGAAAAGGCTCTTACCTTATTGGTATAG
- a CDS encoding serine/threonine protein kinase — protein MKIDAYIHLIEQELLPYINLRAENIFDPIEVNNYSKSWKIVGSGNYAAVFYHDSKPEWVVKVYGRNHEEIKKEIEVYKKIGDHEAYSTLYAFGENYLVLKRLEGITLFNAVVKGIPIPKSVIRDIDNALLYAKSVGLNPYDVHGKNVVMDGNRGYVVDISDFHKLGYCSKWLDLKKAYDKIYRPFIYPFHPPIPFFIVDAVRKSYRKYKRIKSKIVIKDKNFEM, from the coding sequence ATGAAAATAGATGCCTATATACACTTAATTGAACAGGAATTACTTCCCTATATTAACCTAAGAGCTGAAAATATATTTGATCCCATTGAGGTGAACAATTATTCTAAGTCTTGGAAAATAGTTGGAAGTGGAAATTACGCAGCTGTATTTTATCATGATTCTAAACCAGAGTGGGTAGTTAAGGTTTATGGAAGAAATCATGAGGAAATCAAAAAGGAAATTGAGGTATATAAGAAAATTGGTGACCATGAAGCTTATTCTACTCTTTATGCCTTTGGTGAAAACTATTTAGTCCTGAAAAGACTAGAGGGCATAACCTTATTTAATGCTGTGGTTAAAGGAATTCCCATTCCAAAATCCGTCATAAGGGATATTGATAATGCTTTATTATACGCAAAATCGGTTGGACTAAATCCTTATGATGTACATGGAAAAAATGTAGTGATGGACGGGAACAGGGGTTACGTAGTAGATATATCTGACTTTCATAAACTAGGGTATTGCAGCAAATGGCTAGATCTTAAAAAAGCATATGACAAGATTTACAGACCTTTTATCTATCCGTTTCACCCACCCATTCCGTTTTTTATTGTGGATGCTGTTAGAAAAAGTTACCGAAAATATAAAAGAATTAAATCAAAAATAGTCATAAAAGATAAAAATTTTGAAATGTAA